The genomic interval CGACCAGCGGGTACGGGGCCTGCAGCTCCTTCGCGGCGACGTAGAGCTCCTCCTCGGGCAGGGAGGACAGGCGGCGGATCTCGGCGCGGATGGTGCGGATGTGGCGGGTGGCCTCGGAGACGTCGCCGGTGCCGGCCTCGCCCTTGGAGCGGATCATCGCGGCGCCCTCGGCGATGCGCCGCAGGGCCTCGCCGAGGTTCGTCGCCCCGCACACGAACGGCACGGTGAAGTCCTGCTTGGCGATGTGGTGGGCGTGGTCGGCGGGGGAGAGGACCTCGGACTCGTCCACGTAGTCCACGCCCAGCTCCTGCAGGATCTGCGCCTCGACGAAGTGGCCGATGCGGGCCTTCGCCATCACGGGGATCGTGACGGCCTGCTGGATCTGCTCGATGAGCTGCGGGTCGCTCATGCGGGCGACGCCTCCCTGCGCGCGGATGTCGGCGGGCACGCGCTCGAGGGCCATCACCGCGACGGCGCCCGCGTCCTGCGCGATCCTCGCCTGCTCGGCGTCGACGACGTCCATGATCACGCCGCCCTTGAGCATCTCGGCGAGTCCGCGCTTGACGCGGACGGTGCCCGCGGCGGGCTCCTGCGCGGCGTCGGCGCTGGTGGCAGGGGTGGTGGATGCGGGTGCGCTCATGGCGTCTCCTCAGGGTGCACGGGTGCGAGCGTGGATGGGTGAAGCGGGGGTGTGCGGTGGCGGTTCCCGGCGGCGAGTGGTGGTGCGCGGCTGTGGGAACTATGACCTAGGCCAAAAAGTAGCACGGCCCGGGCCGTACCTCGAGGGTCGTTCGGCCGACGGTCCGCCCCCTAGACTGCCGAGCGTGGACGACGGCGAGCAGCAGACGGTGAACGCTCAGGACAGCGTCTCCCTCGCCGCATCGACCGCCGCGTCGACCGCCGGCATCACGGGATCCACCGCCCTCGAGATCGCCGACAGCGTGCGCGGGCTCGTTGAGCGCGGCGTGCTGGGCGCCGGCGATCCGCTCCCGCCCGTCCGCACCCTGGCCGAGCAGGTGGGGGTCAACCGCAACACCGCCGTCGCCGCCTATCGCCGGCTGTCCCGTGCGGGCATCGTGGTCGCCCAGGGCCGTGCCGGCACCCGCATCGCGGGGCGCGCACGCATCCCCCAGGAGGGCGCCGCACCGGCGGGCCCGCTGCGCGACGTCGCGAGCGGCAACCCCGCCCCGCGCTTCATCCCCGATCCCTCCCGGGCGCTGCGCGCGGTCACCGGCCGGCCCGTGCTGTACGGCGAACCCGTGGTCGACGCCGGTCTCGAGACATGGGCGCGCCAGTGGATGGAACCGGATGTCCCCTCGACCCGGCACATCACCGTCACCGGCGGCGCCGTCGATGCGATCGAGCGTCTCCTCGCCCAGGTCCTCGAGCGCGACGACGCCGTGGGCCTCGAGGACCCCTGCTTCCTCGCGAGCATCCAGACCGTGCGCCTGGGCGGCTACCGGCCCGTGGGCATCCCCGTCGACGACGAGGGCATGACCGTCGACGGCCTGACGGCCGCGCTCGAGGCGGGTGTCCGTGCGATCGTCTGCACCCCGCGGGCGCAGAACCCCACCGGGGCCTCGCTCAGCGCGCGCCGCGCCGAGCAGCTGCGCACAGTGCTGGCCGACCACCCGTTCGTGCTGGTCATCGAGGACGACTACTACTCGATGCTCGCCCGCGCCCCGTTCCGCTCGATCGTCGGTCCCGGGCACGCGCGCTGGGCCCTGGTCCGCTCGGTCTCGAAGTTCCTGGGCCCCGATCTGTGCCTCGCGCTGGTCGCCTCCGACGAGCGCACCGCCTCCCGCCTCGCCCTGCGCCTGAGCCCCGGCACCACCTGGGTCAGCCACCTCCTGCAGCGCATCGCGCACGCCCTCCTCTCCGACGAGGACTCCCGCGCCCTCATCGACCGCGCCGCC from Brachybacterium kimchii carries:
- the pdxS gene encoding pyridoxal 5'-phosphate synthase lyase subunit PdxS, which codes for MSAPASTTPATSADAAQEPAAGTVRVKRGLAEMLKGGVIMDVVDAEQARIAQDAGAVAVMALERVPADIRAQGGVARMSDPQLIEQIQQAVTIPVMAKARIGHFVEAQILQELGVDYVDESEVLSPADHAHHIAKQDFTVPFVCGATNLGEALRRIAEGAAMIRSKGEAGTGDVSEATRHIRTIRAEIRRLSSLPEEELYVAAKELQAPYPLVAEVAATGTLPVVLFTAGGIATPADAAMMMQLGADGVFVGSGIFTSGDPAKRAAAIVQATTFHDDPSVVADVSRGLGKAMVGISVADLPAPHRLAERGW
- a CDS encoding aminotransferase class I/II-fold pyridoxal phosphate-dependent enzyme; the protein is MNAQDSVSLAASTAASTAGITGSTALEIADSVRGLVERGVLGAGDPLPPVRTLAEQVGVNRNTAVAAYRRLSRAGIVVAQGRAGTRIAGRARIPQEGAAPAGPLRDVASGNPAPRFIPDPSRALRAVTGRPVLYGEPVVDAGLETWARQWMEPDVPSTRHITVTGGAVDAIERLLAQVLERDDAVGLEDPCFLASIQTVRLGGYRPVGIPVDDEGMTVDGLTAALEAGVRAIVCTPRAQNPTGASLSARRAEQLRTVLADHPFVLVIEDDYYSMLARAPFRSIVGPGHARWALVRSVSKFLGPDLCLALVASDERTASRLALRLSPGTTWVSHLLQRIAHALLSDEDSRALIDRAAAHYADRSARMRELLRARDLEVAEQDGMSLWVGCGVDARAVSERLMRRGWLVRTGAEFDLGADDGPTAPRAGASADQHLRITVHDLDDEEAQAFADDLSASVGEVRERA